From one Lolium rigidum isolate FL_2022 chromosome 4, APGP_CSIRO_Lrig_0.1, whole genome shotgun sequence genomic stretch:
- the LOC124648387 gene encoding pentatricopeptide repeat-containing protein At5g56310-like, whose protein sequence is MPAPPLRGAAAGGGRGHLNLSLLADRCSTLRSLTVVHAAMLVSGRLASDAFAASRLLDAYAALSPPATVLRLLSSLPYAPNTFMLNTSLRALASSPDPASALAFFSQLRRSGSSSYSPGRHTFPFLLKASARLPLPVSRQVHALVVKHGLDRDTYVANGLVRAYSVAGRVRVARKVFDELPERSAVVYTTMVSGYAQNRRHEDAMGTFDDMLHEGFEPGPVVLASVLSACARSESGGLVMGRRVHDIMERRGMAAPVGVILGTALVDMYAKNGAINEAVTVFKGMPQRHTATWNALISGLAHHGHGEDALAMFQQMRREGVPPNATTLVGVLSAYCHTGQLDEARRVFASMEDFGVTPSIQHYGCMVDLLGRSGLLSEAEEMIRGMACKADTAIWGALLTACKNHGDVDVAERAVQEMVKLDPNNHGVYVVLSNIYADARRWQDVDRLRKVMKGAQLSKIPGSSTVDGCDDS, encoded by the coding sequence ATGCCCGCGCCACCTCttcgcggcgccgccgccggcggcggccgcggccaccTCAACCTCTCCCTCCTCGCCGACCGCTGCTCCACTCTCCGCAGTCTCACCGTCGTCCACGCGGCCATGCTCGTCTCGGGCCGCCTCGCCTCCGACGCCTTCGCGGCCTCCCGCCTCCTCGACGCCTACGCCGCCCTCTCCCCTCCCGCcaccgtcctccgcctcctctcctccctcccctaCGCCCCCAACACGTTCATGCTCAACACCTCCCTCCGGGCGCTTGCATCCTCCCCCGACCCCGCCTCCGCCTTGGCTTTCTTCTCTCAGCTCCGCCGCTCCGGCAGCTCCTCCTACTCTCCCGGCAGGCACACCTTCCCGTTCCTCCTCAAggcctccgcccgcctccccctcccCGTGTCCAGGCAGGTCCACGCGCTCGTCGTGAAGCACGGGCTCGATCGCGACACCTACGTCGCTAACGGCCTCGTCCGGGCCTACTCTGTGGCAGGCCGCGTCCGTGTCGCACGGAAGGTGTTTGATGAATTACCGGAGCGCAGCGCGGTGGTGTACACCACGATGGTCTCTGGCTATGCGCAGAACAGGCGGCACGAGGACGCGATGGGAACATTTGATGACATGCTCCACGAGGGGTTCGAGCCCGGCCCCGTGGTGCTGGCGTCGGTGCTGTCCGCGTGCGCGCGGTCGGAGTCAGGCGGGCTCGTGATGGGACGGCGCGTGCACGATATCATGGAGCGGAGGGGGATGGCGGCGCCCGTGGGGGTGATCCTCGGCACGGCGTTGGTCGACATGTATGCGAAGAATGGGGCGATCAATGAAGCGGTAACGGTGTTCAAGGGGATGCCGCAGCGGCACACGGCAACGTGGAACGCCCTGATCTCAGGGTTGGCGCACCATGGGCATGGCGAGGACGCGCTGGCGATGTTCCAGCAGATGCGGCGGGAGGGCGTGCCGCCGAATGCGACCACGCTTGTCGGGGTTCTGTCAGCGTACTGCCACACGGGGCAGCTTGACGAGGCCCGCAGAGTTTTCGCGTCTATGgaggacttcggggtgactccgagCATCCAGCACTATGGGTGCATGGTCGACCTCCTTGGCCGGAGTGGACTCCTATCAGAGGCGGAGGAGATGATACGTGGGATGGCATGCAAGGCAGATACTGCAATCTGGGGGGCTCTGCTTACAGCCTGCAAGAACCACGGCGATGTCGATGTCGCGGAACGGGCTGTGCAAGAGATGGTTAAACTGGACCCCAACAACCATGGCGTGTATGTGGTGCTGTCCAACATATATGCAGATGCTAGGAGATGGCAGGACGTGGACAGGTTGAGGAAGGTGATGAAGGGCGCACAGTTGTCAAAGATCCCCGGGTCAAGCACCGTGGATGGCTGTGATGACAGCTGA